One Dermacentor andersoni chromosome 6, qqDerAnde1_hic_scaffold, whole genome shotgun sequence genomic window carries:
- the LOC140218919 gene encoding very long chain fatty acid elongase AAEL008004-like, whose product MASQLKQASTIVEWYDYYFASRRDPRTEGWGGIEDARIVFPLLVGYVYFVKVAGPRWMRDRKPFDLKWAVLAYNALTVLANAYFAVKLMGLTYVGGHYSLFCQGINYQTPTERDMAILRLGWWYSFVRIGDFMDTVFFVLRKKNSQITHLHVIHHFLVVLSGWFYMNFGGDGHTALGGCVNALIHVIMYSYYFLAALGPSMQKYLWWKRYLTKLQIAQFVGLMLHMTITLFYDCGYPRRLALLALSQGVLGLVLFINFYVQSYVKPRKSKAESEKSVKSS is encoded by the coding sequence ATGGCATCGCAGCTCAAGCAGGCGTCCACTATCGTGGAATGGTACGACTACTACTTCGCGTCACGTAGAGACCCTCGAACGGAGGGGTGGGGAGGCATCGAGGATGCCCGGATCGTGTTTCCGCTCTTGGTCGGTTACGTTTACTTCGTGAAGGTCGCCGGGCCCCGCTGGATGAGAGACCGCAAGCCGTTCGACCTCAAGTGGGCAGTGCTGGCGTACAACGCGCTAACCGTGCTGGCCAACGCCTACTTCGCCGTGAAACTCATGGGACTGACCTACGTGGGCGGCCACTACAGCCTCTTTTGCCAGGGGATCAACTACCAGACGCCCACCGAGAGGGACATGGCCATCCTGAGGCTCGGCTGGTGGTACAGCTTCGTGAGGATCGGCGACTTCATGGACACGGTATTCTTCGTGCTGCGCAAGAAGAACTCGCAGATCACACACCTGCACGTGATACACCACTTTCTGGTCGTGTTGAGCGGGTGGTTTTACATGAACTTCGGCGGTGACGGGCACACGGCGCTGGGCGGGTGCGTGAACGCCTTAATTCACGTCATCATGTACTCCTACTACTTCCTCGCGGCCCTGGGTCCTTCGATGCAGAAGTACTTGTGGTGGAAGCGTTACCTGACCAAGCTGCAGATCGCCCAATTCGTCGGCCTCATGTTGCACATGACGATCACGCTCTTCTACGACTGCGGATACCCAAGGCGACTCGCGCTGCTGGCGCTTTCGCAGGGTGTTCTGGGCCTGGTGCTGTTCATCAACTTCTACGTGCAAAGCTACGTCAAGCCTAGAAAGTCAAAAGCGGAAAGCGAGAAGTCTGTGAAGAGCAGCTAA